In Gammaproteobacteria bacterium, the sequence TCAACAGAAGCCGTTGTTGCAAGATGCTCCTGGTCAACAGTCATGCTCGCGGTCATACTTTCCATTCCTGATACCTGTCCCCGTTTAGCCCTTGACGCTCCTGGTTACCCAGGCTTATACCTTGCCTTCATTGAATCGTTGCCGCCAATCGTGGTCCTGGTTGCCAGGATCAGACGGTTGCATGGTCGCGCCAGTTTCCCGGGGTAAATCAGGATCAATCTCAACGTGATCCGTCGACTGGTCGCGCATCTGCGCCTCAACTTCCTCGTCAGATAACAAAAATAATGGCTCTTCGTCCGATAGCAGGAAATCCTGTTCTGTATCCTGGAATATCGCCGGGTCACTATCCACGACTTCTGTGCCAGGCAGAACCGCTGCGTCCGTCAAGCCCGATTCAATCGGTTCACCGAGATTGACTTCGTCGGCAAGCAGGCCGCCGCTTCCAACAATGCTTTCACGGTATGCTTCAAGCGAGGCCAGTGGATCGTCAATTCCAGCCATCGTCTCGGCCAGGCTTATCGGCGTCGGGAAATCATCGTCATCCATGGCTGGCACGGCATCATCAGGCAAGGCAATATCGTCAAAGGAATTGAAATTTCCACCGCGTTCCTTGTTCTGGATGGTTGTCCATGCGTCCGGCTCAACGATTTCATGTTTCGGAAAATCGTCCGTTTTCTCATTGAATCCAGGCTGTTGTTCGCGATCCCTGGCTTGACGCGCCAGCGCCTGCTCCAGGAAGCTGGTACCGCGACCGGCTGATTCGTCGGTGCCCGTTACCGGGATATTTTCGGCAGCTTCTACACTGACGGTTGCCGCCAATTCAACATCTGTAGGTGACTGTTCAACCAGCAATGCTTCCTGGTCCGGCTCGGTATGATGATCCGCGGATTCAACATTGCCTGCTTCCACCGGTTCGAAATCCGCAGGCGACTGTGCGGCCAACGATACTTCCTGGACCGGCTCGTTATTGTAATGAGCTGCAGTTTCAACACTGCCTGTTTCCGCAATTTCTACATCCGCAGGCGACTGTGCAGCAAACGATACCTCCTGGTCCGGCCTGGCATGATGATCTTTTGAGCTCACTGACAGCGCTGATGCATACAACTGCTTTAACATCGATGAAAACACATGCCTCACGTTCAATATCGGTACGACCCGTTCACCATCTTTAACACAGGCCATTGCGAGTGATTTCCATGCAACCGGTGTATTCGGTACCGGGCAGGCCATATCGCTGGATACCATGATATTTGCCGGTGCTGCGCGCAGCACTACCGCTCCATTCTGAATTGGCTCACCGGGCGCGGCCTGGTATGCCAATACCATCACGCCTGCCATGTCCACCAGGGATGTTGCCGCCGGGTTCAGCACCGACGCCAGATCGATAACCGGGATAATTCTGTCTCGCCACAAGATGACTCCCGGTGAGTACACCGGCGC encodes:
- a CDS encoding chemotaxis protein CheW codes for the protein MAQTKAWLLPLDGTCKAAVGGNSMVEFLVSADINIMPVPMAPVYSPGVILWRDRIIPVIDLASVLNPAATSLVDMAGVMVLAYQAAPGEPIQNGAVVLRAAPANIMVSSDMACPVPNTPVAWKSLAMACVKDGERVVPILNVRHVFSSMLKQLYASALSVSSKDHHARPDQEVSFAAQSPADVEIAETGSVETAAHYNNEPVQEVSLAAQSPADFEPVEAGNVESADHHTEPDQEALLVEQSPTDVELAATVSVEAAENIPVTGTDESAGRGTSFLEQALARQARDREQQPGFNEKTDDFPKHEIVEPDAWTTIQNKERGGNFNSFDDIALPDDAVPAMDDDDFPTPISLAETMAGIDDPLASLEAYRESIVGSGGLLADEVNLGEPIESGLTDAAVLPGTEVVDSDPAIFQDTEQDFLLSDEEPLFLLSDEEVEAQMRDQSTDHVEIDPDLPRETGATMQPSDPGNQDHDWRQRFNEGKV